The Setaria italica strain Yugu1 chromosome IX, Setaria_italica_v2.0, whole genome shotgun sequence genome has a window encoding:
- the LOC101771863 gene encoding cytochrome P450 76M5, with product MERQLWLLWAALAVPLLYCLTNLRRRLGTGRRPLPGPTPLPLIGNLIDLRRGNLHHTLARLARTHGPVMYLRLGLTDAVVVSSRDAASEAFMRHDRRLAGRAIPDIARALGFSERAINWLPSSDPHWKTLRGVLATHIFSSRALAAARGVRERKVRDLVSYFRARTGQEVYVGRAVYGAMLNLMSSIVFSVDVVADMDMDAAAGSTQGIRELLNDLVSSAAKPNVSDLFPFLRPFDLQGWRRWTAKKLEKFYRFLDDMIDRRLTEDSDSSSRDKHGDFLDVLIQLMSAGKLARGDITSLLFEVFASGTDALVVTVEWTMAELLRNPRVMAKVRAEIQGTLGSKEAIEESDVACLRYLMAVMKEAMRLHPVAPLMLPHMAMEDGVEIQGHAVPKGHTVIFNTWAIMRDPAAWERPNEFIPERFMDRPEMVFKGKEPEFSPFGSGLRLCPAQPMAERVVPLGLASLLHAFEWRLPNGLLPDEFDLSERFNHTNVPAVPLKAVPFAIT from the coding sequence ATGGAGCGGCAGCTCTGGTTGCTATGGGCAGCCCTTGCCGTTCCTCTCCTCTACTGCCTTACCAACCTAAGACGCCGTCTGGGCACCGGACGGCGGCCACTGCCCGGCCCAACGCCGCTCCCGCTCATCGGCAACCTAATCGACCTGCGTCGTGGCAACCTTCACCACACGCTCGCACGCCTCGCGCGCACCCACGGCCCGGTGATGTACCTCAGGCTCGGATTAACCGACGCCGTGGTGGTTTCCTCACGCGACGCGGCGAGCGAGGCCTTCATGAGGCACGACCGGCGCCTCGCCGGACGTGCCATCCCAGACATCGCCCGCGCGCTCGGCTTCTCCGAGCGCGCCATCAATTGGCTGCCGAGCTCCGACCCGCACTGGAAGACCCTGCGCGGCGTCCTGGCCACGCACATCTTCTCCTcgcgcgccctcgccgcggcACGGGGCGTCCGCGAGCGCAAGGTTCGTGACCTGGTGAGTTACTTCCGTGCCCGCACTGGGCAGGAAGTGTACGTTGGCCGGGCCGTGTATGGCGCTATGCTCAACCTCATGTCTAGCATCGTCTTCTCCGTCGATGTCGTCGCTGACATGGacatggacgccgccgccgggtccaCGCAAGGGATACGGGAGCTCCTGAACGACCTCGTCAGCTCGGCCGCGAAGCCGAACGTGTCTGACCTTTTCCCTTTCCTCCGACCGTTTGACTTGCAAGGATGGCGTCGCTGGACGGCTAAGAAATTGGAGAAATTCTACCGGTTCTTGGATGACATGATTGACCGCCGGCTGACGGAGGACTCGGACTCATCATCCAGGGACAAGCACGGTGACTTCCTCGATGTGCTCATCCAGCTCATGTCCGCAGGAAAGCTGGCTCGAGGCGACATCACATCTCTTCTGTTCGAGGTCTTCGCTTCCGGGACCGATGCCCTCGTGGTCACAGTGGAGTGGACAATGGCAGAGCTCCTCCGCAACCCAAGAGTCATGGCCAAGGTGCGTGCAGAGATCCAGGGCACCCTCGGCAGCAAGGAAGCAATCGAGGAATCCGACGTTGCCTGCCTGCGATACCTCATGGCCGTTATGAAGGAGGCCATGCGGCTGCACCCGGTGGCGCCTTTGATGTTACCCCACATGGCCATGGAAGATGGTGTGGAGATCCAAGGCCACGCGGTGCCCAAGGGCCACACCGTGATCTTCAACACATGGGCCATAATGCGCGACCCGGCAGCTTGGGAGAGGCCGAATGAGTTCATACCTGAGAGGTTCATGGACAGACCTGAGATGGTGTTCAAAGGGAAAGAACCCGAGTTCAGCCCGTTCGGATCCGGCCTGAGGCTGTGCCCCGCGCAGCCAATGGCGGAGCGCGTCGTGCCACTCGGACTGGCGTCACTACTGCACGCGTTCGAATGGCGCCTGCCCAACGGTTTGTTGCCAGATGAGTTTGACCTGAGCGAGAGATTTAACCATACCAATGTTCCAGCTGTCCCTCTCAAGGCTGTGCCCTTCGCGATCACCTAG